One Fusobacterium nucleatum genomic window carries:
- a CDS encoding DUF4261 domain-containing protein, whose amino-acid sequence MSTAFTGFVLLNKAKFDREKFLKDLKEDWKIMLDLGEDSENKEKDMLVGNIGDIMVAVALMPAPIPNNEAVDNAKTNYRWKDAVKVAEEHKAHILVSLLGEPNLVDGAKLYTKIISALTKQDNCTGINVLGTVLNPDMYRDFTKYYEENDMFPVENMIFIGLYASEDEKINAYTYGMEGFGKKEMEILDSSQSPEDVYYFLQGVADYVITSDVILQDGETIGFSAEQKIPISQSKGIAVNGATLKLGY is encoded by the coding sequence ATGAGTACTGCATTTACAGGTTTTGTATTATTAAATAAAGCTAAATTTGATAGAGAAAAATTTTTAAAAGATTTAAAAGAAGACTGGAAAATCATGTTGGATTTAGGTGAAGACAGTGAAAATAAAGAAAAAGATATGTTAGTTGGAAATATTGGAGATATAATGGTAGCTGTTGCTTTAATGCCTGCTCCTATTCCTAATAATGAAGCAGTAGATAATGCAAAAACAAACTATAGATGGAAAGATGCAGTTAAAGTTGCAGAAGAACATAAGGCACATATACTTGTTTCTCTTTTAGGAGAACCTAATTTAGTTGATGGTGCAAAGTTATATACAAAAATTATATCAGCACTTACAAAACAAGATAACTGTACTGGAATTAATGTACTAGGAACAGTTTTAAATCCTGATATGTATAGAGACTTTACAAAATATTATGAAGAAAATGATATGTTTCCAGTTGAGAATATGATATTTATAGGATTATATGCTTCAGAAGATGAAAAAATAAATGCTTACACTTATGGAATGGAAGGATTTGGAAAAAAAGAAATGGAAATACTTGATAGTTCACAAAGTCCAGAAGATGTTTACTATTTTTTACAAGGTGTAGCAGACTATGTTATAACTTCTGATGTAATACTACAAGATGGAGAAACTATAGGTTTTTCAGCAGAACAAAAAATTCCTATATCTCAATCAAAAGGGATAGCTGTTAATGGTGCTACATTAAAATTAGGATACTGA
- a CDS encoding adenylosuccinate synthase — MAGYVVVGTQWGDEGKGKIIDVLSEKADYVVRFQGGNNAGHTVVVNGEKFILQLLPSGVLQAGTCVIGPGVVVDPKVFLEEIDRIEKRGAKTDHVIISDRAHVIMPYHIEMDKIRESVEDRIKIGTTKKGIGPCYADKIARDGIRMADLLDLKQFEEKLRANLKEKNEIFTKIYGLESLDFDKIFEEYKGYIEKIKHRIVDTIPIVNKALDENKLVLFEGAQAMMLDINYGTYPYVTSSSPTLGGVTTGAGVSPRKIDKGIGVMKAYTTRVGEGPFVTEIKGEFGDKIRGIGGEYGAVTGRPRRCGWLDLVVGRYATEINGLTDIVMTKIDVLSGLGKLKICTAYEIDGKIYDYVPADTKSLDRAIPIYEELDGWDEDITQIKKYEDLPENCRKYLERVQEILACPISVVSVGPDRSQNIHIREI, encoded by the coding sequence ATGGCTGGTTATGTTGTAGTAGGTACTCAATGGGGAGACGAGGGAAAAGGTAAAATCATAGATGTTTTATCAGAAAAAGCTGATTATGTAGTAAGATTTCAAGGTGGAAATAATGCTGGACATACAGTTGTAGTAAATGGAGAAAAATTTATTCTACAACTTTTACCATCTGGTGTTCTTCAAGCTGGTACTTGTGTAATTGGACCAGGTGTTGTTGTTGACCCCAAAGTTTTCCTAGAAGAAATAGATAGAATAGAAAAAAGAGGTGCTAAGACAGACCATGTAATTATAAGTGATAGAGCACATGTTATTATGCCTTATCACATTGAAATGGATAAAATAAGAGAAAGTGTTGAAGATAGAATAAAAATAGGAACAACTAAAAAGGGAATTGGACCTTGTTATGCCGATAAAATTGCAAGAGATGGTATAAGAATGGCTGATTTACTTGATTTAAAACAATTTGAAGAAAAATTAAGAGCTAATTTAAAAGAAAAAAATGAAATATTTACAAAAATTTATGGTTTAGAATCACTTGATTTTGATAAGATTTTTGAAGAATACAAAGGGTATATTGAAAAGATAAAACATAGAATAGTTGATACTATTCCAATAGTAAATAAAGCATTGGATGAAAATAAACTTGTACTTTTTGAAGGAGCACAAGCTATGATGCTTGACATAAACTATGGAACTTATCCTTATGTTACTTCATCATCTCCTACACTTGGAGGAGTTACAACAGGAGCAGGAGTTTCTCCTAGAAAAATTGATAAGGGAATAGGGGTAATGAAAGCCTATACAACAAGAGTTGGAGAAGGTCCATTTGTAACTGAAATTAAAGGAGAATTTGGAGATAAAATCAGAGGAATTGGTGGAGAATATGGAGCTGTTACTGGTAGACCAAGAAGATGTGGTTGGCTTGATTTAGTTGTGGGAAGATATGCAACTGAAATAAATGGTTTGACTGATATAGTTATGACTAAAATAGATGTTTTAAGTGGATTAGGAAAATTAAAAATTTGTACTGCCTATGAAATAGATGGAAAAATTTATGATTATGTCCCTGCTGATACAAAATCATTAGATAGAGCTATACCTATATATGAAGAACTTGATGGTTGGGATGAAGATATCACTCAAATTAAGAAATATGAGGATTTACCAGAAAATTGTAGAAAATATTTGGAAAGAGTACAAGAGATTTTAGCTTGTCCTATATCTGTTGTATCTGTTGGACCAGATAGAAGTCAAAATATACATATAAGAGAAATATAG